The Polyangium mundeleinium genome contains the following window.
CCGTGCTTCGTTCACCGCAGCGACCGCGCGTTGTGCCCGGAAGCCGGGGAGCTTCGCGCTCTTCGGCGGGGGATCGGCTCAACCGGCGGGAGGTGATCGAGCAGATCCGCTGGATCGTGCACGAGCGGCGCCGCTGGAGTCGGCACGTCTCGAAGTCCCACCTCGCACGTTTGCCGCTCGTCAACATCCAGGCCCGGGACGTGATTGCCTTCGTCGATTGGCTCACGGTGACGCGTTTGTCCCCGATGGCCTGCCGGGGCATCGGCCGCATTTCGAGGGAGACCGCCACGAAGGTCCTTTCCCTCGTCAAGCTCGCCCTGCGGGATGCCGTCGCCCAGGGGATGATCCTGCAGAACCCAGCGGTGGATGTGAGGATCCGCAAGCAGGCCAAAACCGAGGAGCCCTGGACCTACCTCCTCCCCGAGGAGCAGCACGCTCTCTTCACCTGCTCCAAGATCCCGGAAGAACACCGGCTCTGGATGCAGCTCCTGTGCGGCACCGGCCTCCGGCTCGGCGAGTTCAACGCGCTAAAACTCGCCGATGTGCACCTGGACGACGAAAACCCACACGTCGTGATCCGCCGCGCGAGCAAGGGCGCCACGAAGAGCGGCAAGATCCGGCGCGTGCCCCTCTTCGGGATGGCGCTCCCCGCCATGCGCCGGTGGCTCGACCTCCTGCCCTCGTGGTGCCCCCGGAACGCGCTCTCGCTGTCGTTCCCTGGTCTGCGAGGGGCTCGGCGTGGCGTCGGGGTGCTGTTTCAGTTTTCGACCCACAAGGGCGGCAAGGCCGTCAAGGTCAACCCCTGGGACAGCTACCTCGCCGCGGCGGGGATCGTTCCCGAGAGGCGCCACGACGGCCGGCGGCCGAGGCCGGCGCACGACTTCCGGCACACCTGCGCCGCGTCGCTCGTCTCGGGCTGGTACCCCCTCCAGGAGGACGGGACGCCCGTACCAGGAGGCCGCCGCTGGACGCTCGAGGAGCTCAAGGAGCTCCACGGGCACTCCTCGATCACCCTCACACAGCGATACGCCCACCTCGGCGCGACTGCTCTCAAGGCGGCGGCGAAGGCGACGGGAGGCACCTCCGGCGGAGCTTCCGGTGGGCTACACGTGGGCTACCAGGTTGGAGGTGGGGGGACGAAATCCTCAGGGATTTCGCATGCGCGCCCGGCAGGACTCGAACCTGCGACCCGCGGCTTAGAAGGCCGCCGCTCTATCCAGCTGAGCTACGGGCGCTCGCTTTCGCGTTCGCACGCGAGCATAAACGGTCGCGGGCCGTCTGAAAAGACCGTTCAGACCTCCGCCGAGCGCCGGACCTGTTCGTCGGTCCGACCGAAGCGGCGCTGGCGGCGCGTGTAGAACGCGAGCGCGTCGTCGAGCGTCGCCTCCGAGAAGTCCGGCCAGAGCGTGTCCGTGAAGAAGAGCTCGGCAAACGCGGCCTCGAACGGCAGGAAATCACTCAGCCGTTGCTCGCCGCCCGTCCGGATCACGAGATCCGCGTCCGGCAGCTCGCTCGTGCTCAGAAAGCGCCGCAGCGACTGCGCGTCGATGTCCTCGGGCAGGAGCAACCCCGCGCGCGCCTGCGCCGCCACCGCGCGCATCGCGCTCACCATGTCGCGACGGCCGCCGTAGTTCAGCGCCAGCGCCAGCGTCATCGACGTCCCGCCCGCCGTGTTCGCGATGAGCCGCTCCGTCGCCTTCCGCGTCGCCGTCGGCACCTCGTCGTCGATGTCGCCCACCACGACCACGCGCACCCCGCGCGCCACGAGATCGTCGTGCGCTTCCTCGGCGAAGTCGCGGCAGATGCGCATGAGGTTCCCCACCTCCTCGCCCGGGCGGCTCCAGTTCGCCGCGCTGAATGCGTAGAGCGTGAGCACCGGGATCTTCCGCTCGTGGCAGGCGCGCACCGCGAGGCGGACCTTGTGCGAGCCGGCCTCGTGTCCCTTCGTGCGAGGAAGCCCGCGCGACGTGGCCCAGCGGCCGTTGCCGTCGAGGATGATCGCGATGTGCTGAGGGAGCGAGCGTTCGTTCATGGGGGGATACCTTCGAGCCGTGCAGCCTGAGGATGCACCATGCAACCACCCACGTCCACGGAACCGCCGTGGTGCATTCGTGGAGCCTCCATGGAGAACTCCCACGCGCGAACGGAGGATTGTGTGGATTGTGTTACAGAATCTTCGCAGCGGGCAGCGTGATCCGGAAGGAGACCTCGGGCGGGCCGCTCTCGGCGCACTCCGCGGAGCCGCTGTGGGCCTCGGCGATGGCGCGCACGATCGCGAGGCCGAGGCCCGTGCCGCCGTTCTCCACGCGCGTCGTGACGAAACGGCGGAACAGGCGGCCGGCGACGTGCGGATGGATGCGGCCGCGGCTCCGGACGGTGAACCGCACTTCGTCGCCTTCGCGTAGGAGCGAAACGTGGATCGCCTCGCTGGGCTCGCCGTGCGTGGCGGCGTTGTCGAGCAGGTTCTCGAGGGCCCGGGAGAGCCAGAGGGCGCTGCCGCGGACGGTGACGGCGCCATGGGTGGAGACGTGCACGATCGCGCCACGCTCGCGGGCCTGCGCCGCGGCGTCCCGGGCGAGTTTGTCGAGATCGACGACGGCGGCGTCCTCGACGCCGCGTGCTTCGATCCGCGCGAGGTTCAAGAGGTCGCCGAGCAGGGCCTCGATGCGCTGCGTCGCTTGCTGGATGCGGCCGACGAAACGCGCGGCCTCCTCCGGCTCCTCGAGCGCGCCGTCGGCGAGGACCTCGGCGCTCGCGCGGATGGCCGCGACGGGGTTCTTGAGCTCGTGCGAGAGGTCGGCGGCGAAGGTCTCGACGAAGGGGCGGCCTTCGAGCTGGCGGCGCATGGAATCGATGGCGCGCGAGAGGCGCTGCACCTCGCGGCCGAACGCCGGGGGCGGCGGCGCGCGTCGCTCGCCCTCGCTGACACGGACGGCAAAGTCGGTGAGGGCCTCGATGGGCCGGGCAATGGCGCGGCCAATGAGCACGGCGGCCGCCGCGGCGGCGGCTCCGAGCACGAGGCTGATCGCGAGGACCGTGGGCGCGAAGTCGGTGAGGGTGCGGGTGATGACGAGGGTCGGCTTGACGACCTCGACCTGGCCGACGACGTGGCTCTGCACGAGGATGGGCGCCGTGACGAAGACGGTGCCGGGCTCGCCCCGGGCCGGGCCGGCGCGGAAGACGGGGCGGCCCGCGGGATCGAGGAGGGAGAAGTGGAGGGCGTCGGGATCGGCGGAGCGGGCGATGCGGCCGCCGACGTCGCCGAGGGAAGCGCCGCGGGCATCGAGCTCGCCGCCCACGACGGCGGCGATCGCGGCGGCCTCGTCACGCGCGGCGTCCTCGGCGAGGAGCGTGGCGCGGGCCTCGATGCGATCGAGGACGAGGAGGCCGAGGCCAAACGCGAACGCGCCGACGATGCCGGCGAGGGCGAGGAAGACCTGGAGGCGAATGCTCGTGCCGCGGGTGCGGGCGCGGGCAATGCGCGAGGCGACGTAGGCGACGAGGAGGATGAGGCCAACGGCCGAGGCAGAAGCGACGAGGAGGCGAATCACGGGGCATCCGGGGGGCCCGGCGGAGGCGCCGCGGGCCTGTCGGTGACGCGGTAGCCGACGCCACGCACGGTCTCGATGAAGGCCGGGTTTCCGCCGGCCGACTCGACCTTGCGGCGAAGGCCTTTTACGTGCGAGTCGATGGTGCGGTCGGAGATGGCGAAGCCGTCGCCCCACACGCGGTCGATGAGCTGCGCGCGGGTGAAGACACGGCCGGGCGCCGCGAGCAAGCAAGCGAGGAGGTCGAACTCGACGCGGGTGAGCTCGACCTCGCGGTCGTGGACGTAGGCCCTGCGGGTGGCCTCGTCGACGGAGAGCGGCTGGGGCGCGGAGGCGGAAGCGGAAGCGGAAGCGTTGGTGGTGACGGGCGCGGGAGCGGGCGTGGGCGCGGCGGCGGGAGGCGGCGTGGTGCTGAGGGGGGCGGGCGGGGCGACGCGGCGGAGGACGGCGCGGACGCGGGCGACGATTTCGCGGGTGGAGAAGGGTTTGGTGACGTAGTCGTCGGCGCCGGTTTCGAGGGCGGCGACGCGGTCGGCTTCGTCGTCGCGGCTCGTGAGGACGATGATGGGGGTGCCGAGGCCGCTCCTGCGGACCTTGCCGATGAGGTCGAAGCCGCTGCCATCGGGGAGCATGAGGTCGAGCAGGACGAGGGAGGCGCCGTCGAGGGAGCGCTCGGCGCCGGCGAGGGTGCCGGCGAGGGTGACGCCGAAGCCGTCGCGGCGGAGCGCGTACGCGAGGGACTCGGCGATCGCGGGCTCGTCCTCGACGATCAGGATGTGCGGCATGCGGGGAGGTATCGCGCCGCTCGGGGGCGGGTTCAACAGGGAAGGGCGGGGTCGGGCTCGCGAGGGCGCGACGCCCGCCACGCTGCCAGCGGTGCTCCTTGCCCTGAGCATGGGTCTCATCTGGGTAGCACCGCGCCCCGGGGCGCCGCCCCGGACCCCGCGGGGGGCTGTCCGCCCCCTCGACCCCGGACCAGCGAGGCGCTGGACCCAGGTTTGAAAACTGCGCGGTGCGCAGTTTTTCAAACAGGCCGACGAAGGAGCCGGGGGGCCAGCCAAACCCACAACGCGGCTGTCTTGGTCGGCAGGGTCGTCGCCGGTCTTGAACGGGTCTGTTCGATGAGCTGCGCAGAGCGCAGTTCATCGAGCTTTCGGTTACAATCGTCGTGCAGCGCGGGGACGACCGGATCACGGCGAAATACCGGTCCGCGGGGCCCCGCTGCGAGCGGCCGCGGCGGGTCGCGCCGCAAGGACGTGCCCGGGGAAAATGTATCCGAGGAGGCGCCCGGTCCGTGCAACGGAGGCGCGGGACCCGCGGACGCGCCTTGCGGAAGGGACAATCCCCGCGAAAACGGCGAAACGCTCGTTCCCGAAGATCGGAACGCGCCCCACCCCGCGGCGGTACGTGTTCCCGGAATCGGGAACGTCCCCGGAAGCGGATCCAGGCGCGTTGCACGATGTGGGAAGAACCTCGAGGGCGGCGTCGCGCTGCGTTCCGAAAAAGGGGAAGGCTCCCGGAAACGAGGCGGGGGGCGTTCCGAAAAAGGGGAACGAGCTGGGAGACGGCTCCGCGCGTGGTCCAGCAACGCGGAATCGACCTCGGCGCAGAGGCGAGGGGCGCTCCGACAAAGGGGAATCGGGCTGGCAGCGGATCCGGGCGCGTTGCGAGGAGGTGGAGGCGGGGTCGAAGCGGCGCGGGCCTCGTGCGGGTCGGGCGGCGCTGGGCGCTCGCGTTCCCCGGCGTCGCGGGCCGTCCGCTGCGCAGTGGATCGCCGAGCTCGGCGGCTACACCGGCAAGTCTTCCGGAGGCCCGCCCGGCTCCGTCACCATCAGCCGCGGACGCGAACGACTGGCACCCGCAGCAGAGATGCTCCGGGTGCTCTGGGAGAACGGGCTTGTTCGATGAGACCCGTGCTCAGCACCAGGGGTTGTCCACCCCTGGACCCGGACCAGCGAGGCGCTGGACCCAAGCTCGATGAACTGCGCGGTGCGCAGTTCATCGAACAGGCCCGGTGAAGACCAGCAACGACGTTGCCGACCGAGACAGCCGCGCTGCTGGTTCTGCTGGCCCCACGGCTTCTTCATCGGCCTGTTTGAAAAACTGCGCACCGCGCAGTTTTCAACCCTGGGTCCAGCGCCTCGCTGGTCCGGGGTCGAGGGGGCGGACAGCCCCCCGCGGGGACCGGGGCGGAGTCCCGGGGCGGCTACCGCAACACCTCCGCTCGGATCGGCCGATACGACATCGCGACGCGCCCCACGCCGAGCTGCCCGCCTTCGTCGCGCCCCCAGCACCACAAATGCTCGTCGTCCGTGAGCGCACACGCGTGCTCGTATCCGACGCCGATCCGCGTCGCCGGTCGCGGCAGCGGCACCGTCTTCACGGCCCCCGGGTGGTTCATCTCCCAGCAATGGACCTTTCCCGCTTGGATCGCGCAAAACATGTCGTCCGCGCCTGCAATCGCATCTGCTTGCGGGAGACCGTCGATCGCGACGGCCGAGGTCGGCCTTATCGTCGGGGTGCCCCGCTCGACGTCCGGCTCGAAGCAGCGCAGCGCGCCGCCGGCCAGGGCGCAGAACGTCGAGGCGCCGCCGGTCAGGGCCGTCACGCCGGTGAGGCCCGCGATTTTCGTGACCTTGGGGTTCGGCGCTTCCTCGGCGAAATCCTGGTCCGCGTCGAAGCGATGATCGTGGAAGCAGGCGACGTGGCGATCGGCGCCCTGGATCACGCACATCGTCTCGGCCGTGGCCTCGATCGAGACCGCGCCCGACACGTGCGGCACCTTTTGCCAGGTATCGCCGTCATACCCGCCGGCCTCGCCGAGGTAAAACAGACAATGCGCAGCGCCGCCGACGAGGGCGCACACGTTGTTGATACGATCGGTCGCGAAATCGGTCGCCTTGCCGGGCAAGGCCGGCAGCCGGTCGCTGTCCCAGCGCGACGCCAGGGTGCAATGCTGACGGTTGTCCCGGTCCTTGCAACGGTCGACCTTGTTGAAGAACCCGCAACGCACGTCGCCGCCGGGCAGGAGCCCGCACACGGTGACTTGACCCAGGTCCATGGCCACGACCCGGTCGGGAAAGCTCGCTTTCTGCGGCCATGGCCCCGGGTCGCTGTCGCCGCCCCAGCAGGAGATGTCGCCGCCGGCGAGGATACACGTCTCGCTCGACCCGCCCTGGATGTCCGTCGCGCCCCGAAAGACGCCGACGTCCACGGGGGTCGCCCGGTGGAGGGGTTTGCCGTCGCCGAGCTGGCCCTCTCGATGGAGGCCCCAGCAAAACACGTCGCCGTCCGATTCGAGCGCGCAGGTATGGTTGTCCGAGAGCGCGAGATCGATGGCGTCGCTCACGCCCACGACGGGCACGGCGCCGCCCACGAGCGGCGCGTCCGGATCGATGCCGGTTTCCCCATAATAGGCATGTCCCCAGCACGCCACCCGCCCGCTCGTGTCAATCGCGCAGACGCGCTCGCCCCCCGCCTGCACCCGACGCGCGCCGCGCGCGAACGCAGGCATGTCGAGCTCGGGGAGGATGCTCCCCAGGAGATCGGTGCCCAGGCAGAGCGGCGCGCTGTCCGTCTCGAAGCAGGCGCGTCCCCTCGCGGCCGACACGCGCCGAAACGGCGCCGCGCCCTTTTTCGCGGGAACGGGTACCCACGTCGCCGCCGCGTCCTTCTTCCACGGGAGGTTTCCCTTGCATTGCGCCGCGCCTCCCTTGCGCGTGACGCATACGTAATCTTCCCCCGGAGCGATCGACGTCACGTCGTTGAGCCCGAGCCGAATCGCCGCGGTTGGGGAGGTGTTCCCGCTCTCGCCGAGCCACTCTGCGTTGCCCCAGCAGGCTGCGTCCCCGTCGCGCAGAATGGCGCAGCCCACCGTTTCCTGGACGACGATCCCCGTCGCGTCCGTGACCCCGGTGATACGCAGCTCGCGTTTCGTGGTCGGATCGGCGTACACCCAGCCTCCCCAGCAGAACACGGCGCCGGATTCGGTGAGCGCGCACGTGAAGCCGGAGCCGGCCGCGATATCGACCATACGCTCCCCGAGCACGACGTCGGCGACGCGCGTATTCTCGGAGGATCCCGAGGGGAGATGCGGCTGGTGGAGAAGCCCGACGCAACGGGCCACGCCCTCGGAGCCAAGCACGCAGGTATGGCTGCTTCCCGCGACCACGCGGCGGACCTGACCGAGCTTCACGGGCGCGAAGGAGACGGCAGGGGAGGCGTTGGCCGCGGGGGCGGCGGTCGCGACGGTCGGCCTGGGCTTCGATGCGGCGGGCGCGGTCGGCATCGGGGTTTTTCCGGATGCAGCGGGATGGCTGCACGCGGCGAGCGCGAGGAGGAGCAGGGCCAGGCGGGGGCGGGCGGAGCGCACGCGGCGACATTACTCAGCAGGAGGGTGTTTGTCACCCCTTCGTGGAGGCGGGTCCTCTCGCTTCTGTCTTTCGCGCGGCAGGGGGAGAATCGCGGGCTACTTCGGCAACAACGCGCGCATCTGGTCGTAGATGAATCGCGCCGCGCGCTGGGGGTGCAGCCTGTAGATGGCATCCATGAGCCTGGCGTCGGGCCCGACGAGGACGCGGTATGCGTCGTTTTCGATCCCCTCGAGGATGATCTGCGCGGCCGCGCCGGGCGCCAGCATCTTGGGCACCGGCGCCGCTCCGTCCTTCAGCTGCAGGGTGTCCATCACACCCGAGTTTACCGCGATGTTGGTGCCAATCGCTCCCGGGAACACAACCGTGACCTTCACGTTCGTCCCCAGAAGCTCCGAGTTCAAACCCTCCGTCAGGAGTTTCACGGCCGCCTTCGCGGCCCCGTAAATTGTTTGTCCCGGTACGGGAAGAAATCCTCCCATGCTGGAGATGTTCGTGATGTGCGCCTCCGGGCGTGCGAGCAGGTGCGGCAGGAACGCCTTGGTCATGTAGAGCGTCCCGAACAGGTTGACGTTCATCACGCGATCGATCGCCGCATAATCGAGGTCCTTCAACCGGACGAACGGTTGAATGATGCCCGCATTGTTGATGATGCCGTCGACCGCCCCGAAACGCGAGACGACCCGGGCCGGGAGCGCGTCCACCGCGTCCCGATCCGTGATGTTCACGATGTAGGTGGAAAGCCTGTCCCGATCTCGCCCTGAAAGCGCGAGGGTCTCTTCGAGGGCAGACGCGTCGATGTCGACGGCGGCGACGCTCGCGCCCTTCGATAGAAGCCCGAGGCAGAGCCCCCTGCCGATGCCATTTCCGCCGCCGGTCACGACGACGACCTTGTTTCGGACCTTCATGGTCGTACACTCCTCGGAAGGGGAATTTCAGGGCGCCGGGACGAATCGATAGAGCGCGCTCTCGATATCCGACGACAGATAGATGGTGCCCGAGCGGCCCACGGCGACCCCCGTGGGGACGTAGCCCGGCGGCAGGCCCTCGCTCTCGGGCAAACCAATGGGCAGGCCGCTCGCGAGCACGGTGGTGCGCCCCGTGGCCGGATCGATACGCACGAGTTGCTTGCGGCCCACCTCGGCGACGATCAATCCGCCGTCGGGATGCCGGGCAATGCCCTCGGGCGCCTGAAGATCGCTGGCCACCGTGTGCTTGAAACCATCCGACAAACGCACCCGGGTCACCCGCCCCGAGCGCACCTCGGTGACGTACACCCCCGGCACCTTCGCCTCCGTGTCTGCCACGAGCCCCACGGGCCCTTCCAATCCCTCGGTCAGCACCGTGGTCTTTGCAGGCTCGGCCGTATCGATAAGCACGAGCTTGCCCGTCTGGGCCTCCGCGACGAGCAGCGTGCCATCGGCGAGCTCGAGCGCGCCTTGGACGCCATTCGTGTTGGGAATCGTCCGCAGGATTTCCCCGGAGGCCCGATCCTGCACCTGCACGCTCCCGAGATAGGCGCTGCTCAGCACGACGTGTTTCGCGCCCAGGCTCACCTGCATCGGAAAGTTCATTCGGGTGGAGAGGACACGGGTCGTATCGGTGATTTTTCCGTCACGCCCTCCCACCCGGCGAAGGGCGTACACATCCGCCACGTACAGGCGCTCGTCCGGATCCTCCGGCGCGACCGCGAGGCCAGAGGGGACGGTCAAGCGCGCCTCGACGAGGGGCCGGATGGAGCCGTCGGCGGGATTCACGACGCGGATGTCGTTGTCCACCATGTTGGACACGTACACCTGGTCGTCGGGGCCGACCGTCAGGTTATCGAGTCCGGTGGGCAGACTCGCGACGACTTTCTTTTCTCCCGTGGCGGCCCGGACGCGGACGAGCTCACCGCGCGCCGCGTCGACCACGTAAAGATTCTCGCGGCGCGCGTCGAAATTGACGGCGGTCGGCATGGCAAAACCCTGCGCCACGACCTCCATGGCGCCTGTGTCCACGTTCAACCGGACGATTTGCCCCTTGAGCAGGATCGGGCCGTACAGCCGGTCGTCCGTGCCAAACTCGAACCCATTGAGGAAGCCGGGATTGGCGAGGACCTGCCGAGGAGGCTTGTTCCCGTCCGGATCCACTTCCGACAGCGCATCGACCCCCCGGCCGAGCTGGGTGATGTAGAGCCTGCCGTCGCGGCGGAAGGCCAGCGAGTTGAGGCCCGGCAGATCCGTGGCAAGGACGTGCGTCTTGCCATCGGGCGTGCGCCGCATCAATCGGCCGGAGAAAAAGCCGGTCCAGTAGATGGATCCATCGGGCCCCAGGGTCACGTCGTCCGCGCCGCCGAGGGGAGGCCCCACCAGGGTGGATACCGCGCCGCTGTGCAAATCGACGGAATGGACCGACTGGCCGAGCAGATTGCTGGCCAAAAGGTGCCCATGGCCGTCGAGGGCCAGCCCATGGACGCCCTGGAAGGGCGAGCCCGCCACGACCACCTCTTTGCGATAGGCCCGGGAAGGGCCCTCGGGAGGCGTCTGTGGCGTGGCCTGGGGAGCCGCGGCCGGGGGCTGGCATCCCAGCAGCATGCAGGCGATCAGGGTTTGGATGGGGAATCGATACACGGGGGACCTCCGAGGGGGGCTCAGGCGCTCACGTTTTGCCGATCAGCCACGTGTCACTTCCAGCCCCGCGAGATCGTCGGCCTTGCGCCAGTTGTTCAGGATCTCGAAGAACTCGAGCGTGCCGCCGTTGTACGCGGCGAAGCGCGCCAGGCTCAGCGCGAGGATGCCCTCGTTGTTGTAGTAGCCGGGCGTGCATTCGGGACCGCCGAAGGCGATGGGGTTCGTCATGAGGCTGCCCATGATCACCTCCCACCATTGCTGCTGCGCCTGCTCCGTCGGCTCGATGGTCTCGACGCCCTGCTTCAGGCAACGCTCGACGATGTAGGCGGCGTGCTGCGCCAGCTCGTCGAGGACATGGACGAAGTTGATGGCCCAACCGCTCTGGGTGGGGCTGAAGATCAGGAGGTTCGGATATCCGCGGGTGAGCATGCCGTGGAGCGTCGTCGGGCCGTCGGCCCAGCTCTCGCGCAAGGACTTGCCGCCGCGCCCGCGGATGTCGAAGCCCAGCCGGCGGGTGTATTCGCTCGAGACCTCGAAGCCCGTGGAGTAAATCAGGCAATCCACGGGGTATTCCTTGCCGTTCACGACCACGCCGGTGGGCGTGATTCGCTCCACGCCCTTGCCGTCGGTATCGACGAGCTCGACGTTCGGGCGGTTGAACGTCTCCAGGTATTCGTCGTGGAAGCAGGGACGCTTGCAGAGCTGGTTGTAGTAGGGCTTGAGCGCCTCGGCCGCCGCCGAATCCTTGACGATGGAGTCCACCCGCGCGCGGATTTCCTCCATCTTGCGGTAATCGGCGAGCTGGCGCAGCCCGGCCGCCTCCGCGGGGGTCGTGGCATTGCGGGTCTCGGCGTCGTCGAAGATGTAGGTCCAGCCGTCCTTCACCAGGTCGACGTCCTGCTTTCGACCCGAAACGATGGCGGTGAAATTGATCATGCGCTCCCGCTGCCAGCCGGGCGCGAGCGTCTTCGCCCAGGCCTCGTCGGTCGGCTGGTTGTTCCGTTCGCCGACGCCCGAGGGCGTGCGCTGAAAAACGTACAATTGCTTGGCCGAAGCGCCGAGGTGGGGAATCGCCTGGACTGCGGTCGCTCCCGTCCCGATGATGCCCACGCGTTTGTCGGCGAGCCGGGTCATGCTGCCCGCGGGGCCGCCGCCGGTATAAGCATAGTCCCACCGGCTCGTATGGAAGCTGTGGCCCTTGAACGTCTCGATCCCCGGGATGCCGGGCAGCTTCGCCTTGTGGAGGATGCCCCCGGCGATGACCACGAACCGCGCCGCGAGTTTGTCGCCGCGGTTTGTCGTAACCATCCAACGCCGTTGCTCTTCGTCCCAGTCCATCTGCTCGACCTCGGTCTGGAACAGCGCCGCCTTGTAGAGGTCGAATTGCCGGCCGATCCGCTGGCAGTGGGCGAAGATCTCGGTCGCCTTGGCGTACTTCTCCGTCGGGACGTAGCCGGTCTCTTCGAGCAGCGGCATGTAGATGTAGGATTCCACGTCGCAGGCGGCGCCCGGATAACGGTTCCAGTACCAGGTGCCGCCGAAGTCGCCGCCCTTCTCGACGACGCGGAAGGAATGAACCCCCGCCTGGCGCAGCCGCACCGCCGCCAGCATGCCGCCGAAGCCACCACCGACGATCAGCACGTCGATCGTCTCGGTCACCGCCGGACGGGTGAAGCCAGGCTCGACGTAGGGATCCTTGTCGAAGTCCGCGTACACCTTGCTGAGCTCGAGGTACTGGGTGCTGCCGTCGGCGCGCAGCCGCTTCTCGCGCTCGAGCCGGTACTTCTCCTGCAACGCCTCCGGAGAAAAAGCGGCCTCACCCTTCTTCGTCGCATCCATCCGCACACATCCTTTCGACTCGACAGCCACCAACCATGTAC
Protein-coding sequences here:
- the uppS gene encoding polyprenyl diphosphate synthase, whose amino-acid sequence is MNERSLPQHIAIILDGNGRWATSRGLPRTKGHEAGSHKVRLAVRACHERKIPVLTLYAFSAANWSRPGEEVGNLMRICRDFAEEAHDDLVARGVRVVVVGDIDDEVPTATRKATERLIANTAGGTSMTLALALNYGGRRDMVSAMRAVAAQARAGLLLPEDIDAQSLRRFLSTSELPDADLVIRTGGEQRLSDFLPFEAAFAELFFTDTLWPDFSEATLDDALAFYTRRQRRFGRTDEQVRRSAEV
- a CDS encoding histidine kinase dimerization/phospho-acceptor domain-containing protein, with translation MIRLLVASASAVGLILLVAYVASRIARARTRGTSIRLQVFLALAGIVGAFAFGLGLLVLDRIEARATLLAEDAARDEAAAIAAVVGGELDARGASLGDVGGRIARSADPDALHFSLLDPAGRPVFRAGPARGEPGTVFVTAPILVQSHVVGQVEVVKPTLVITRTLTDFAPTVLAISLVLGAAAAAAAVLIGRAIARPIEALTDFAVRVSEGERRAPPPPAFGREVQRLSRAIDSMRRQLEGRPFVETFAADLSHELKNPVAAIRASAEVLADGALEEPEEAARFVGRIQQATQRIEALLGDLLNLARIEARGVEDAAVVDLDKLARDAAAQARERGAIVHVSTHGAVTVRGSALWLSRALENLLDNAATHGEPSEAIHVSLLREGDEVRFTVRSRGRIHPHVAGRLFRRFVTTRVENGGTGLGLAIVRAIAEAHSGSAECAESGPPEVSFRITLPAAKIL
- a CDS encoding response regulator transcription factor, whose amino-acid sequence is MPHILIVEDEPAIAESLAYALRRDGFGVTLAGTLAGAERSLDGASLVLLDLMLPDGSGFDLIGKVRRSGLGTPIIVLTSRDDEADRVAALETGADDYVTKPFSTREIVARVRAVLRRVAPPAPLSTTPPPAAAPTPAPAPVTTNASASASASAPQPLSVDEATRRAYVHDREVELTRVEFDLLACLLAAPGRVFTRAQLIDRVWGDGFAISDRTIDSHVKGLRRKVESAGGNPAFIETVRGVGYRVTDRPAAPPPGPPDAP
- a CDS encoding RCC1 domain-containing protein, translated to MRSARPRLALLLLALAACSHPAASGKTPMPTAPAASKPRPTVATAAPAANASPAVSFAPVKLGQVRRVVAGSSHTCVLGSEGVARCVGLLHQPHLPSGSSENTRVADVVLGERMVDIAAGSGFTCALTESGAVFCWGGWVYADPTTKRELRITGVTDATGIVVQETVGCAILRDGDAACWGNAEWLGESGNTSPTAAIRLGLNDVTSIAPGEDYVCVTRKGGAAQCKGNLPWKKDAAATWVPVPAKKGAAPFRRVSAARGRACFETDSAPLCLGTDLLGSILPELDMPAFARGARRVQAGGERVCAIDTSGRVACWGHAYYGETGIDPDAPLVGGAVPVVGVSDAIDLALSDNHTCALESDGDVFCWGLHREGQLGDGKPLHRATPVDVGVFRGATDIQGGSSETCILAGGDISCWGGDSDPGPWPQKASFPDRVVAMDLGQVTVCGLLPGGDVRCGFFNKVDRCKDRDNRQHCTLASRWDSDRLPALPGKATDFATDRINNVCALVGGAAHCLFYLGEAGGYDGDTWQKVPHVSGAVSIEATAETMCVIQGADRHVACFHDHRFDADQDFAEEAPNPKVTKIAGLTGVTALTGGASTFCALAGGALRCFEPDVERGTPTIRPTSAVAIDGLPQADAIAGADDMFCAIQAGKVHCWEMNHPGAVKTVPLPRPATRIGVGYEHACALTDDEHLWCWGRDEGGQLGVGRVAMSYRPIRAEVLR
- a CDS encoding SDR family NAD(P)-dependent oxidoreductase; the protein is MKVRNKVVVVTGGGNGIGRGLCLGLLSKGASVAAVDIDASALEETLALSGRDRDRLSTYIVNITDRDAVDALPARVVSRFGAVDGIINNAGIIQPFVRLKDLDYAAIDRVMNVNLFGTLYMTKAFLPHLLARPEAHITNISSMGGFLPVPGQTIYGAAKAAVKLLTEGLNSELLGTNVKVTVVFPGAIGTNIAVNSGVMDTLQLKDGAAPVPKMLAPGAAAQIILEGIENDAYRVLVGPDARLMDAIYRLHPQRAARFIYDQMRALLPK
- a CDS encoding SMP-30/gluconolactonase/LRE family protein; protein product: MYRFPIQTLIACMLLGCQPPAAAPQATPQTPPEGPSRAYRKEVVVAGSPFQGVHGLALDGHGHLLASNLLGQSVHSVDLHSGAVSTLVGPPLGGADDVTLGPDGSIYWTGFFSGRLMRRTPDGKTHVLATDLPGLNSLAFRRDGRLYITQLGRGVDALSEVDPDGNKPPRQVLANPGFLNGFEFGTDDRLYGPILLKGQIVRLNVDTGAMEVVAQGFAMPTAVNFDARRENLYVVDAARGELVRVRAATGEKKVVASLPTGLDNLTVGPDDQVYVSNMVDNDIRVVNPADGSIRPLVEARLTVPSGLAVAPEDPDERLYVADVYALRRVGGRDGKITDTTRVLSTRMNFPMQVSLGAKHVVLSSAYLGSVQVQDRASGEILRTIPNTNGVQGALELADGTLLVAEAQTGKLVLIDTAEPAKTTVLTEGLEGPVGLVADTEAKVPGVYVTEVRSGRVTRVRLSDGFKHTVASDLQAPEGIARHPDGGLIVAEVGRKQLVRIDPATGRTTVLASGLPIGLPESEGLPPGYVPTGVAVGRSGTIYLSSDIESALYRFVPAP
- a CDS encoding flavin-containing monooxygenase, with product MDATKKGEAAFSPEALQEKYRLEREKRLRADGSTQYLELSKVYADFDKDPYVEPGFTRPAVTETIDVLIVGGGFGGMLAAVRLRQAGVHSFRVVEKGGDFGGTWYWNRYPGAACDVESYIYMPLLEETGYVPTEKYAKATEIFAHCQRIGRQFDLYKAALFQTEVEQMDWDEEQRRWMVTTNRGDKLAARFVVIAGGILHKAKLPGIPGIETFKGHSFHTSRWDYAYTGGGPAGSMTRLADKRVGIIGTGATAVQAIPHLGASAKQLYVFQRTPSGVGERNNQPTDEAWAKTLAPGWQRERMINFTAIVSGRKQDVDLVKDGWTYIFDDAETRNATTPAEAAGLRQLADYRKMEEIRARVDSIVKDSAAAEALKPYYNQLCKRPCFHDEYLETFNRPNVELVDTDGKGVERITPTGVVVNGKEYPVDCLIYSTGFEVSSEYTRRLGFDIRGRGGKSLRESWADGPTTLHGMLTRGYPNLLIFSPTQSGWAINFVHVLDELAQHAAYIVERCLKQGVETIEPTEQAQQQWWEVIMGSLMTNPIAFGGPECTPGYYNNEGILALSLARFAAYNGGTLEFFEILNNWRKADDLAGLEVTRG